The genomic window TAGGCTCACAGCGACACAAGCTGGTACTGACATTATCGATTATCGACAATGGCCCTGGCATACCGACCGAGTTAATGGATACGCTGTTTTACCCTATGGTCACCAGCCGCGAGCAAGGTTCAGGGCTAGGTTTGTCAATTGCCCATAATATTGCCCGATTACATTCGGGCAGAATCGATTGTCTTTCCAGCGCAGGGCATACCGAATTTATTATTTCTTTACCGATTTTAAGCGCCAAATAATTGCGACAGCACCAACCCATACCGTATGAGGAAGCAAGATGCGAATGAGTGAACAAGTGTGGATCCTCGACGATGATAGCTCGATACGTTGGGTGCTAGAAAAAGCACTCCAAGGTGCCAAACTCAGCACCGCCAGCTTTGCCGCGGCTGAGTCCCTATGGCAGGCATTAGAGATCTCCCAACCTAGGGTAATAGTGTCGGATATCCGCATGCCGGGGACAGATGGACTCAGCCTACTCGAAAGGCTGCAAATCCATTATCCCCATATTCCCGTGATCATTATGACGGCGCACTCGGACTTAGACAGTGCCGTAAGTGCCTATCAAGCGGGCGCATTTGAGTATCTACCCAAACCCTTCGACATCGATGAAGCCATCTCCCTCGTCGAGCGAGCCCTCACCCATGCCACGGAGCAGAGCCCGGCCCCCGCGCAGGAAGCCCAGGTAAAAACCCCCGAAATCATAGGTGAAGCGCCGGCGATGCAGGAGGTATTTCGCGCCATAGGCAGGCTTTCACGCTCATCCATTAGCGTGCTCATTAATGGCCAGTCGGGGACGGGCAAAGAACTGGTCGCTGGCGCATTGCACAAACACAGTCCCCGCAAAGACAAACCCTTTATCGCCTTAAATATGGCGGCGATCCCTAAGGATTTGATCGAGTCTGAACTCTTCGGCCACGAAAAAGGTGCCTTCACCGGCGCCGCCAATGTGCGCCAAGGTCGCTTCGAACAAGCCAATGGTGGCACACTCTTTTTAGATGAAATCGGCGACATGCCGCTGGATGTGCAAACACGACTGTTACGGGTCCTCGCCGATGGCCAGTTCTACCGCGTCGGTGGTCATAATGCGGTGCAAGTGGATGTGCGTATCATAGCGGCAACTCACCAAGATCTTGAATTATTAGTGCAAAAAGGCGGCTTTAGGGAAGATTTATTCCATCGCCTCAACGTGATCCGCGTGCACTTACCACCACTATCACAACGCCGTGAGGACATCCCCCAGCTCGCTACCCATTTTCTGGCTTCGGCGGCAAAGGAAATCGGCGTCGAAACTAAGATAATGACCAAGGAAACTGCGGCTAAGCTCTCGCAGCTCCCCTGGCCGGGTAACGTAAGACAGCTCGAAAACACTTGCCGCTGGCTCACTGTGATGGCTTCTGGACAGGAAATTTTACCCCAGGATTTACCGCCTGAACTGCTCAAAGAGCCTGTGAGTGTGGCCCACGCGGCAAAAGGCAGCCAAGATTGGCAATCAGCACTGACTGAGTGGATAGATCAAAAACTCTCGGAGGGAAATAGCGATCTATTGACCGAGGTGCAGCCCGCTTTCGAGCGTATTCTGCTAGAAACTGCGCTGCGGCATACTCAAGGCCATAAACAAGAAGCGGCGAAACGTTTAGGTTGGGGACGAAATACGCTAACGCGAAAATTAAAAGAGTTGTCTATAGATTAAGCGTTACCCGCTAATAATAGCGATATAGGTTTATTTATAGACAACAAAAAGGGATATATTCATATCCCTTTTTTATAGATTTCTATTGCGGCTAGCGACAATTAAACGCGCTAAATACCGACAAATTAGAATTGATAATGTACACCGACAGCAAATTGCTTAATATCTGTGTCGATATCATTTAATCCTAAACGGTTATTATCAGCATCCAACTCACCCGTAGTGACATCATAACTGACTCGAATGTTGAGGTGCTCGGTCACGGCAGCATTCACACCTACACCGTAGGTCCAACCAAAACCGGTCAAGTCTTCATCAAAACCATTGCCATCGAGCACTATCGCCATAGAGGCGATACCCACCTTACCGTAAACTGAGAAAATATCATTGATTTGTGCGGTAAATTTAGGTGTAAAGCTTAATGCGCCAGCGCTAACATCCACATCCCTATCGCCTAGATCGCCAGTGGCAAACAGGTTAGCTTCTAAACCAAACCAGTCGTTGAAGTTATAACCGCCGTAAGCACCAATACCAGTACCTGACTGAGAGTCAGTAAAATCATCACCATCGATTGTGACTTTATTCAATGCACCACCTACATAAAATCCTGTTGTGTCGGTGGCCGCAGAAACTTGGGCTGTCGCTAATACTGATAATAAAGAAATGGTAACTAAAGATAATTTTTTCATCATACTTCCCTAATGATTTATGCTGATAACTAAACGCTGCGGATATTACAACAAACCGATAAAAAGAGTTACCGGTGACAAAAATTAAATACACTCTATACAGGATTGATTCAGCTTTAAATAAGCGGCTCAAAAAGAACCGCTAACAGTCGTAGACTTGTATGAACCGCTTTATCGGCATCTCATCCTAAACTTACGGATTGAGACTCGGCTCCAGTTTTACCGGATCTTGGTGAATAATCACCTCGGCATCTTCAAATGCGGCCTTGACTCTAAGGCCCGTAGTATCGGCGATACTGTGGGCTTCATTTAAACTTAAATTGCCATCTAGCTCTAAATGGAATTGAATAAAAACCGTTTTACCCGCCTGCCGCGTCCGTAAATCATGCAGCCCTTGCACCCGAGGGTCTTCCTTCGCAATTTGCTTGATCCGCTGACGGGTTTCTTCATCTAACTCTCGGTCTAACAGAGCCTGAATTGAGCGATAACCTAGGCCAAAGGCTTGATGACCAATATAAAAGGCAATCATTACCGCAAATAATCCATCTGCCCACCACCAGCCATATTGGGATAGGACTAATGCCAATAACACAGCAGCATTAAGGAATAAGTCGGACTTATAGTGTAAGGAATCGGCTTCTACCACAGTGCTATTGGTTGCGGCGAGCGCCCGTTTTTGCAACATCACCAGTGCCAGTGTCAACACTATCGCAACCACAGAAACGACTACCCCTAGGGTAGCATTCTCCACAGGTGCAGGGGTAATAAGGCGCTCCCCACCGTAAAACAGCAGCAAAAAAGCGGAGCCCATAATAAAGGCTGACTGGGCGAGAGACGCTAAGGGTTCTGCTTTTCCGTGACCATACCTATGGTCATGATCGGCAGGCACTAACGCGTAGCGAATGGCAATAAAATTGATAATAGAAGCGAGTGCGTCGGCAAAGGAATCCGTCAGGGACGCCAACATACTGGCAGAACCTGAGTATAACCAAGCCAATAGCTTGATAGTAATAAGGGTCAAAGCGGTAGCCACGGAAGCGCGGCTAGCCAGTTTGACCCAAAAATCGTATTGGGAAGTTTGAGTCATTGGGATTTATATCGGGAAGCTATGACTCTATTGTATATCAGCTAAGTTGCTTAACCGCGAGGTTCTTTAACAACTTGTGCTTCAAATCGCGCTTTAAATTTAGCCTGCTGCTCTGGCGTCAGCAGATTGTAAATTTGGTTCTGCATCTTCATACGCTCGATAGCATGCTCTTGACGCCTTTCTTGCTGCGCGCTGAGCAACGCCTTCGCCTGGGTTTCATCGAAGCTTGCTGAAGTAATTAAGGCTTGCAGCTCATTGCGATGGGCTAAACGTGCTTCTTTCGTGGGTCGATTTTCACTGCGAGCGGCACGTTGCTCAGCAAACAGTTTTTTAATGTCGGCCTTCTGCGCATCGGTTAAATCGAGCCCTTCAAACATTCTGTGCATACCGTCATGGGCCATCCTATCGCCTTTTTTATGGAACTCACCCATTGAATGGTCACAACCTTGAGTCGGTTCGGCATTGACCGTTGTCGCTAATACCGCTGAGCTTGCGAATAAGGCAAATAGCCCTGCTTTTAAAGGAGATAATGTTTTCATCATGTTAACCTCAATAGTTCAACTTTATGTTGTAAAGATAAGACACAGTGACGACCCTTTTAAAAGCCGAATCACTTTCGACCATTACAGTCTAAAGGGCTATATGTAAGTGAGGGCGTTGCCTGAGTAAATCACTGTAAAGTTGCGACAATAACTCTGCCCAAACAACCTTAATATGCTGAAACTCGTATATTGAGGTAACTTGGATATCACAGATTCCCTATTCTTTACTTTGGCTTACATTGCTACACAGCAATTGACATCAAAACGGGTATACTCAGCCAAAGCACTAAAGTCCCCGAGATGATCGGGCGCAAAAGGCCATATTACAGAGATTAAGGAACAGTATGAGTCGGATATTATTAATCGATGACGATCTCGGTCTATCAGAACTCCTCGGGCAATTACTCGAGCTAGAAGGGTTTAAGTTAACCTTGGCCTACGATGGCAAACAGGGCCTAGAGTTGGCCTTGGCGACGGATTACGATTTGATCTTACTCGATGTGATGTTACCTAAGTTAAATGGTTTCGAAGTGCTACGCGCCCTACGACAACATAAGCAAACCCCAGTGTTAATGCTGACCGCCCGCGGTGATGAAATCGACCGCGTTGTTGGCCTTGAAATCGGGGCCGACGACTATTTGCCTAAGCCCTTTAACGACAGAGAGCTTATCGCCCGAATTCGCGCCATTATCCGCCGCTCCCATTTAACGGCCCAAGAAATTCATGCGACTCCAGCACAGGAATTTGGCGATCTGCGTTTAGATCCTTCCCGCCAAGAGGCTTACTGTAACGAGCAGTTGATCATACTCACTGGCACAGAATTTACCCTGCTGCATACCCTGGCGCTGCACGCTGGCGAGTTAATGAATAAGGAAGAATTAAACGAAATTGTGCTCGGTAAAAAACTGATGCCCTTCGATCGCAGTCTAGATATGCACCTGTCCAATTTACGGAAAAAGCTTCCCGAGCGTAGCGATGGCAGGCCGAGGGTGAAAACTATCCGTGGCAAAGGCTATATTTGGTTACCCTAAACGGCGGAGTTGACTGTGCCTAATCGCTTATTTATCAAATTATTACTCGGATTTTGGCTCTGTAGCTCGCTGATCATTGCTTTGGTTGGCCTATTGCCATTGCTACAACAAAATCACGATAGGGCGCCCATTCCACCGCACCTTGAAAAAATGCTCGCCACTGTCGCATTGCGCATCCAAGAAAATCCGACTCTGCTCAAATCAGATTTTCTGCGCCGCTGGGAAAGACACAGGGATATAGAAGGTAAACCACTGCGGCTGTACTTAGTAAACAGCCAAGGACAAGTGCTTAACACCAATAGGATAAGCCGCGGTGTTCGCAGTTTTATGTTGATGACCGATGAAGAAAAACAACCTATTAGCCATCAATTTAAAGACGAATTGGTTTTCGGTCCCCACCAATTCACCTTAGAAGGTGAAACCTATTTTATCTATGGCCGCCTACCGGATATCCATCCGCGTCCTTGGTTTTTCTTCTTCATTGAAAACAAGCTATTAACTCTAAGTCTAGCGATTGTACTCTCGGGATTACTCTGTGCCCTGCTCGCATGGCACCTAGGCAAAGCATTAAATTCACTTAAAAAGAGTGCCAATGCCCTCGCAGAAGGTGACTTAAGCAACCGCGTCGATAGGGCAACAACCCAACGTAATGATGAAATAGGCCAACTCGCCACGGCTTTTAACAGCATGGCGGATTCCATTGAAGCTATGGTGAACAACCAACAGCGGTTGATGGGCGACATTTCCCATGAACTGCGCACCCCCTTGACGCGCCTACAACTATCCTTAGCCCTCGCCCGTAAAAAGGGACAGCAAACCACGGAGACAGACCGCATCGCCTACGAGGCCGAGCAGTTAGAGAAACTGATCGCCGAGTTACTCGAGTTGTCACGGGTTAAACTCAGCACTAACGAGACTAAGGTTAAGTTAGGCCTAGCCGAATCCTTAAGCCAAGTATTGGATGATGCTGAATTTGAAGCCGAGCAACAGGGCAAAAAAATCACGATAGAAATAGATGAAGATATCGAATTAGCTCAATTTCCAAAATCCCTTTCCCGCGCCATCGAAAACCTGCTGCGCAATGCGATTCGCTACGCCCAGAGTGATATTCATATCCATGCGGCTCAATCGGAAAATCACGTGCACATTACCATTGAAGATGATGGCCCGGGGATAGATCCCGCCGAACTCGATGCGATTTTTAAACCTTTCTATCGTCCAGACTCGGCAAGACAAAGGGAAAGTGGCGGCTGGGGCTTGGGTCTTGCGATTACCGAGGCTGCCATTAGCGCCCATAAGGGTAAAATTAAAGCCGAAAATCGCATTCCCCATGGTCTTAAGGTATATATGAGTTTACCCAAATAACCTCTGCTGCTAAGCCCTTTAGCTAAAGGTGGAAGGGATTATCGGCATTTGCCATCGTTCTATTATCATTCCTTAATACCAAACTGTTTCAGCTTACGATACAAGGCATTACGGCTAATTCCTAAGCGCTTGGCACATTGGCTCACATTACCATTACAGGCCTGAAATGCCTGCAGTACATTGCTATAAATCGCTCCATGGAGAGAATTAATCTCTGCAGTCCCTGCAGTTAACAACTGAGCATTGGGTTGGACCGCTATAGTACTACTTAGCGGGTGTGATGCAGCGTCTTGGCAGGTTTGAGCCTCTTCACATAACGGCTTGGCATTTAACGGCTCGCGCATTAACTTGGCCGCAAGATAATCGGGTAAGTGCTGCCAAGTTAAAGTGTCATCGCCTTCAGCCATCAAGCAAGCGACTTGCATAAGGTTATCGAGCTCACGCAAATTACCCGGCCAATCGTGTTGCATCATTTGCACTAGCAGTTCGGGGCAGATATCCTGCGCGGCGATACGATGTTTACGGTGCAATTTATGGATAATGCGCTCGATATCCAGCCGCTCACGCAGCGCAGGTAAACGTACTTGCAAACCATTAAGCCTATAGAATAAATCCTGTCGAAACAGCCCTTGAATCACCTGCTTTTCTAAATCCATATGGGTTGCGGCAATGATTTGGATATCGACTTTAAAGCTTTGATTACTGCCGACGGGTACCACTTCGCGCTCTTGCAATACTCTGAGTAAACGACTCTGGGCCGCCAGCGGCATTTCGCCGATCTCATCTAAAAACAAAAAACCACCGTGGGCTTGGCGAATTTTGCCGATAAATCCAGTGCGGTTTGCCCCAGTAAAAGCGCCCGCCTGATAACCAAAGAGTTCAGATTCGACTAATTCAGCGGGCAATGCCGCGCAGTTCACCGCCACTAAGGGCTCGCTGCGACGCGCGCTTTGGGCATGGAGCTTTTTAACAAACTGCTCTTTACCGACGCCGGTTTCACCGAGCACTAACAGCGGAATTTGCTTGGTGATCACCTTATTGGCATGTTGCCATGCGCGCTCAAGTTGAGGATCGCGAAACCGCACGCCCAGTTGAGTGAGCGATTTATTGCTAATCGCAACTCGCTCCTTAGCGCTGGGAATATTTAAGGGCTGAGTCTGTAAATGCAAAGCTAAATGTGGATTAAAACCGCCCGCACGGTTCCAATTATCACCTAGGTACTGCTCAACGCTATCACCCACCTTGGCTTGATTAAGCAATTGTTTCGCCATGGGATTATAACCCACGATACGGCCATCGCTGTCGGCAATCACTATGCCCTGCCAACCCGAACTGAGCAGATTGGGCTGCGCCGCTAAATCGATTCGATAATGGCTATCGGGCAGATGGCACAAGAGCGCGGTCTCGACCTGCTGCGCCAAACTGGACACTAACATCAGCGTCTGCTGAGTGTGTCTTTGCTGCTCGCTGGTGATATCAATCACCCCGAGCATCTCACCTTGGGGGGAAAATATTGGGCAGGCGGTGCAACTCATAAAACGATTCTGGCGAATAAAATGCTGCTCACCCACTACAGATACGGCTTGTTTGGCTGTGAGTGCCGTCCCTATTGCATTGGTGCCTTTGTGCTGCTCGAGCCAATTCACCCCGATATCCAAAGCCACGTCCGCCAGTTTTGTGGAGTAGCGGCTCACGCCCCAGTGCCTAAGCACATAACCCTCGGCATCGGAGAGCAAGAGTCGGCTATTAGAATGCGCCATCAACTGATTGAACAAGGGCAAAGCATGGGATTGCACTAATGCGATGAGCATTTGATATTGCTCATGTTTCTGCTTTAGTTCGCTGGCATCGAGCCTAAGCTCTTGGGGTAACTGAAACTCGGACAAGCCAGCGCCAATGCTGCGCTGCCACGAATCGGCCAACCACGCCTGTGTCGATGGTAAATGCGGTTTAACTGTCATAGCCGTGCTCCCCCGAGCTGTGTTCCGTTTCGGCACACTTGAGTGCGCCGATCGATGACAAAGTGACCACAGGACACACCTCACTCCCTGAGTGCCCATACTTTTTCAAATCTGCAAAATTAGCTTTTCATCATACTGTTAGCACAACAAGTGTACAACTCTTGCCAGTTTGGCACCCTCCTTGCGATGCACCTTAGGTATGCAAGTCTCAAGTGTTACGTTAGAGAACACTAAGCTAATCAACAAGAAGGAATGATTCTATGATTTATGCTCAACCCGGAACCGCAGGCGCAATCGTTAACTTCAAAGAAAAATATGCCAACTTTATCGGTGGTAAATGGGTCGCCCCGGTCAATGGTAAATACTTTGACAATCGCTCACCCGTAAATGGCCAAAACTTTTGCCAAATCCCACGCTCCGATGCCCAAGATATTGAATTAGCATTAGATGCCGCCCACGCAGCCAAAGAAGCATGGGGTAAGACCTCAGTCACCGAGCGCTCAAACCTGTTGTTGCGCATTGCCGATCGGGTCGAACAAAACCTCGAATATTTAGCCGTCGCCGAAACCTGGGAAAACGGTAAAGCTGTGCGTGAAACCTTAAACGCCGACTTGCCCTTATTCGTCGATCACTTCCGCTACTTTGCCGGTTGCATCCGCGCACAGGAAGGCAGCGCTGCCGATATCGACGGCAACACAGTCAGCTATCACTTCCCAGAACCTTTGGGCGTGGTCGGCCAGATTATTCCTTGGAACTTCCCGCTCTTGATGGCGGCATGGAAAATCGCCCCTGCGCTTGCGGCGGGTAACTGTGTGGTACTCAAACCTGCGGAGCAAACACCAGTCTCGATTCTGGTCTTGCTCGAGCTGATTGAAGACCTATTACCTGCGGGCATTCTTAACGTAGTCAACGGCTTTGGCGCGGAGGCGGGACAAGCACTGGCCACCAGCAAACGCATCGCTAAGCTTGCATTTACGGGCTCCACCGAAATTGGCTATCACATTTTAAAATGCGCCGCCGAATCCTTAATTCCATCGACCGTTGAGCTTGGCGGCAAGTCGCCCAACGTGTTTTTTGCCGATGTGATGGACCATGAAGACGAATATTTAAATAAGGCCGTCGAAGGTATGTTGCTGGCCTTCTTTAACCAAGGTGAAGTCTGTACTTGCCCATCACGGGTGTTAATCCAAGAGTCGATTTTTGATCGCTTTATCGAGAAAGTGCTCGCCCGCGCGCAAACCATTAAGCAAGGCGATCCCTTAGATACCGACACTCAAGTTGGCGCTCAAGCCTCCAAAGAACAGTTCGATAAAATCTTAAGCTACTTAGCCATAGGTAAGGCTGAAGGTGCAGAAGTGCTACTGGGCGGCACACTTTGCCAACTCGATGGCGGCCAAAGCGAAGGTTATTACATCAGCCCGACGATTATGAAAGGCCATAATAAGATGCGGATCTTCCAAGAGGAGATCTTCGGCCCAGTGATTTCGGTCACCACCTTTAAAGATGAAGCCGAAGCCTTAGCGATCGCCAACGATACTGAGTACGGCCTAGGCGCTGGCGTGTGGACGCGGGACATGAACACGGCTCAACGTATGGGACGCGGTATTCAAGCGGGCCGCGTGTGGATTAACTGTTACCACGCCTATCCTGCCCATGCCGCCTTTGGTGGATACAAAAAATCTGGTATTGGCCGCGAAACCCATAAGATGATGCTCAACCATTATCAAAATACCAAGAATCTCTTGGTGAGTTACGATGTGAATCCTTTAGGTTTCTTCTAAGATTTTTGGGAGTCAAATAAGCTGATGTGAGGAAGCTTTTATTAGGTTTTTAAACGTCTTTGCAAGCAGGCTTATAAAACTTTCCGCATGAGTAATAGATATAAATGATGAACATGAAAGGGCGAGTAGCCCTTTCTTTTTTTAACTTAATTTAATTCAAACCTCACTCAGTTTATATTATCAATCCGCGCTAAACGCTGGGCTAATTCAGCAAGAGAGGAGGCTGTTTGCGGATCGCTTTGAGGAGCAACAACTTCAATCAGCTTAAGTTTCGGCTGAAAAGGTAACCAAGAGCTGCTCGCAGTAATGACTAAATCCAGCACAAACTGACCGTAATAGTGCAACCTCAGTCGGTTATCCGCCATGGGCCAATGGGCATAAAGCAGAAAAGAATCGTACAGTTGCGCCAAAGAGGTTGTCGCAATGATCTTAAACTCTTCATCAAGTAGACTAAACTCGGTCGATTCTTCGAAGGGACAATCGAAAGAAGTGATGACTAAATACCCCGAGGTTTTATTGGGTAAAACGCAGCGGTATTGGCCTTCAATCACTCGACCTGCAATAAAAGTGTGAGTAGATTGGCCATTGAAATACAGGGGCATTTTTAGTGAATTAGGCTCAAGTCCATAAGCATGCTCTGTTAGTAGTGAAAAACCCGTTATCGGCTGCATCCCCTTACCCCACTTATCTCGCCTATCTATTTCGACTACCTATCTCGCCTATCCGCGAAAATACACGTCACGCGGCTCTTGCGGATTCAATACTAGGGCTGGCGGCTTTTACAATAACAGCCCACTAAGATCAAGTAACCGACAAAATATGCTACGAGATCGAGTGGATCAAAATGGCTACCTATCACTATCCGCGCCAAGCGATTTCCGCCTAAGCCTAGCTTGTCGACTAAACCCCAATACTGGCCAAACTCGATGGCAAAGGCAAACAGCAATACCGTAAACGCCAGCAAAGGAGTTTGAAAAAAACGCTTAATGCCATCGCCGGTGTTTTTTACTGCGACTTTTTCTACCGGATTGGCAATAGGAACGACAGCCCGCACCATACAAAACAGCAAGATCACCACCAATACATCGCCCACAAAACCACGAATAAAACCCGCAGGCGCATATAAGGCAATTAAGACTTCAGTCAAAAATAATAAAACCGCATAAATACAAAAGGATTTACGACTCGGATTGCGGCTGATGAAAGCGCGAATAACGGCGGTAGACATAGATATGTTAATCCCTTCACTCGGTCGAGGTGGCAGAATCTACCGTAATACCAAGAGGTTAACAAGCGAGTTTTCGTTGACATTTAAGGCTCCCCACCTAGGAAAGCGCGCCACTCAGACCCACCAACTCACTGAATGTTCGCGCCTCAAAATTTAAGCGAGGTTTAAGTTTGGGTTAAGTAGCCTACACCTAAACCCACTTAGGAGCGTCACATCATGTCATCAAACACACTGCAAACCATCAAAGTCTGGGACCTGTTGATCCGCATATTCCATTGGTCACTCGTCGGCTTTTTCACCTTAGCCTACCTCACTGAAGGCGAAGACGAGTGGATGACCATCCACAGTTACGCAGGTTATAGCATCTTAATTTTACTGGTGTTTCGTCTGCTCTGGGGCGTGATGGGTACCCACAATGCGCGCTTTAGCAACTTTATCACTCGCCCTAAAGAAGTGCTGGTGTACCTCAAAGGACTCATCACAGGCAAAGCCAAAGACTACATAGGCCATAACCCCGCTGGGGCAATGATGATAGTGGCCTTGATTGCCAGCATAGCCATCACGGGATTCTCAGGCATGGCTCTATACGCCACCGACGGACACGGCCCATTAGCCACGAGCTTTTTCGCCACTTGGCCCGAAGGCGCCATAAAAGAAGTCCATGAATTCTTTGCCAAC from Shewanella putrefaciens includes these protein-coding regions:
- the glnG gene encoding nitrogen regulation protein NR(I); this encodes MRMSEQVWILDDDSSIRWVLEKALQGAKLSTASFAAAESLWQALEISQPRVIVSDIRMPGTDGLSLLERLQIHYPHIPVIIMTAHSDLDSAVSAYQAGAFEYLPKPFDIDEAISLVERALTHATEQSPAPAQEAQVKTPEIIGEAPAMQEVFRAIGRLSRSSISVLINGQSGTGKELVAGALHKHSPRKDKPFIALNMAAIPKDLIESELFGHEKGAFTGAANVRQGRFEQANGGTLFLDEIGDMPLDVQTRLLRVLADGQFYRVGGHNAVQVDVRIIAATHQDLELLVQKGGFREDLFHRLNVIRVHLPPLSQRREDIPQLATHFLASAAKEIGVETKIMTKETAAKLSQLPWPGNVRQLENTCRWLTVMASGQEILPQDLPPELLKEPVSVAHAAKGSQDWQSALTEWIDQKLSEGNSDLLTEVQPAFERILLETALRHTQGHKQEAAKRLGWGRNTLTRKLKELSID
- a CDS encoding porin family protein produces the protein MKKLSLVTISLLSVLATAQVSAATDTTGFYVGGALNKVTIDGDDFTDSQSGTGIGAYGGYNFNDWFGLEANLFATGDLGDRDVDVSAGALSFTPKFTAQINDIFSVYGKVGIASMAIVLDGNGFDEDLTGFGWTYGVGVNAAVTEHLNIRVSYDVTTGELDADNNRLGLNDIDTDIKQFAVGVHYQF
- a CDS encoding cation diffusion facilitator family transporter, translated to MTQTSQYDFWVKLASRASVATALTLITIKLLAWLYSGSASMLASLTDSFADALASIINFIAIRYALVPADHDHRYGHGKAEPLASLAQSAFIMGSAFLLLFYGGERLITPAPVENATLGVVVSVVAIVLTLALVMLQKRALAATNSTVVEADSLHYKSDLFLNAAVLLALVLSQYGWWWADGLFAVMIAFYIGHQAFGLGYRSIQALLDRELDEETRQRIKQIAKEDPRVQGLHDLRTRQAGKTVFIQFHLELDGNLSLNEAHSIADTTGLRVKAAFEDAEVIIHQDPVKLEPSLNP
- a CDS encoding Spy/CpxP family protein refolding chaperone, whose translation is MKTLSPLKAGLFALFASSAVLATTVNAEPTQGCDHSMGEFHKKGDRMAHDGMHRMFEGLDLTDAQKADIKKLFAEQRAARSENRPTKEARLAHRNELQALITSASFDETQAKALLSAQQERRQEHAIERMKMQNQIYNLLTPEQQAKFKARFEAQVVKEPRG
- a CDS encoding response regulator, with translation MSRILLIDDDLGLSELLGQLLELEGFKLTLAYDGKQGLELALATDYDLILLDVMLPKLNGFEVLRALRQHKQTPVLMLTARGDEIDRVVGLEIGADDYLPKPFNDRELIARIRAIIRRSHLTAQEIHATPAQEFGDLRLDPSRQEAYCNEQLIILTGTEFTLLHTLALHAGELMNKEELNEIVLGKKLMPFDRSLDMHLSNLRKKLPERSDGRPRVKTIRGKGYIWLP
- a CDS encoding ATP-binding protein gives rise to the protein MPNRLFIKLLLGFWLCSSLIIALVGLLPLLQQNHDRAPIPPHLEKMLATVALRIQENPTLLKSDFLRRWERHRDIEGKPLRLYLVNSQGQVLNTNRISRGVRSFMLMTDEEKQPISHQFKDELVFGPHQFTLEGETYFIYGRLPDIHPRPWFFFFIENKLLTLSLAIVLSGLLCALLAWHLGKALNSLKKSANALAEGDLSNRVDRATTQRNDEIGQLATAFNSMADSIEAMVNNQQRLMGDISHELRTPLTRLQLSLALARKKGQQTTETDRIAYEAEQLEKLIAELLELSRVKLSTNETKVKLGLAESLSQVLDDAEFEAEQQGKKITIEIDEDIELAQFPKSLSRAIENLLRNAIRYAQSDIHIHAAQSENHVHITIEDDGPGIDPAELDAIFKPFYRPDSARQRESGGWGLGLAITEAAISAHKGKIKAENRIPHGLKVYMSLPK
- a CDS encoding sigma-54-dependent Fis family transcriptional regulator, which gives rise to MTVKPHLPSTQAWLADSWQRSIGAGLSEFQLPQELRLDASELKQKHEQYQMLIALVQSHALPLFNQLMAHSNSRLLLSDAEGYVLRHWGVSRYSTKLADVALDIGVNWLEQHKGTNAIGTALTAKQAVSVVGEQHFIRQNRFMSCTACPIFSPQGEMLGVIDITSEQQRHTQQTLMLVSSLAQQVETALLCHLPDSHYRIDLAAQPNLLSSGWQGIVIADSDGRIVGYNPMAKQLLNQAKVGDSVEQYLGDNWNRAGGFNPHLALHLQTQPLNIPSAKERVAISNKSLTQLGVRFRDPQLERAWQHANKVITKQIPLLVLGETGVGKEQFVKKLHAQSARRSEPLVAVNCAALPAELVESELFGYQAGAFTGANRTGFIGKIRQAHGGFLFLDEIGEMPLAAQSRLLRVLQEREVVPVGSNQSFKVDIQIIAATHMDLEKQVIQGLFRQDLFYRLNGLQVRLPALRERLDIERIIHKLHRKHRIAAQDICPELLVQMMQHDWPGNLRELDNLMQVACLMAEGDDTLTWQHLPDYLAAKLMREPLNAKPLCEEAQTCQDAASHPLSSTIAVQPNAQLLTAGTAEINSLHGAIYSNVLQAFQACNGNVSQCAKRLGISRNALYRKLKQFGIKE
- a CDS encoding aldehyde dehydrogenase family protein; this translates as MIYAQPGTAGAIVNFKEKYANFIGGKWVAPVNGKYFDNRSPVNGQNFCQIPRSDAQDIELALDAAHAAKEAWGKTSVTERSNLLLRIADRVEQNLEYLAVAETWENGKAVRETLNADLPLFVDHFRYFAGCIRAQEGSAADIDGNTVSYHFPEPLGVVGQIIPWNFPLLMAAWKIAPALAAGNCVVLKPAEQTPVSILVLLELIEDLLPAGILNVVNGFGAEAGQALATSKRIAKLAFTGSTEIGYHILKCAAESLIPSTVELGGKSPNVFFADVMDHEDEYLNKAVEGMLLAFFNQGEVCTCPSRVLIQESIFDRFIEKVLARAQTIKQGDPLDTDTQVGAQASKEQFDKILSYLAIGKAEGAEVLLGGTLCQLDGGQSEGYYISPTIMKGHNKMRIFQEEIFGPVISVTTFKDEAEALAIANDTEYGLGAGVWTRDMNTAQRMGRGIQAGRVWINCYHAYPAHAAFGGYKKSGIGRETHKMMLNHYQNTKNLLVSYDVNPLGFF
- a CDS encoding DUF2809 domain-containing protein, which codes for MSTAVIRAFISRNPSRKSFCIYAVLLFLTEVLIALYAPAGFIRGFVGDVLVVILLFCMVRAVVPIANPVEKVAVKNTGDGIKRFFQTPLLAFTVLLFAFAIEFGQYWGLVDKLGLGGNRLARIVIGSHFDPLDLVAYFVGYLILVGCYCKSRQP
- a CDS encoding cytochrome b/b6 domain-containing protein, coding for MSSNTLQTIKVWDLLIRIFHWSLVGFFTLAYLTEGEDEWMTIHSYAGYSILILLVFRLLWGVMGTHNARFSNFITRPKEVLVYLKGLITGKAKDYIGHNPAGAMMIVALIASIAITGFSGMALYATDGHGPLATSFFATWPEGAIKEVHEFFANFTVFLVVIHVGGVIVSSLLHKENLVRAMVTGKKQRPVEQED